catggaatggttgggttggaagagacttagcagctcatcccatcccaccctgccatggcagggacaccttcccctgtccttgggcactgccagggatccaggggcagccccagctgctctgggaattccatcccagggaacaattcctgcccaacatcccacccatccctgccctctggcagtctgaagccattcctgGCACCCCACACCTTTGTCAAGTCTGTTTTTCCTGTCACCCCTTCAGGTGCTGAAGGTGCACTTGGGTGACCCCTGATCCTCTCCCAACATGAGAGCTCCAAGCAAAGCTCCAAGATGCCCAAGAAGCATTAAATGATTCCCAAACCACTCCCAAGGCACAGCAATCAGTCCCCAAAGCACCTGGAAGCTCCTCCTTGGTGCAGGCACTGGGTCAGCCCTGGAACTGTCCAGGAGCTCCTTGGCTGGGGTTTTCTTCAGGATGGAtctgggcagggagctgctgtggcccagggcagtgctgggagtgctcccatcttccccagccctgctgctgctgctgggggctggcacagcacccccagtgccactgggctcaCAGctggcccctgcagagccagcacacagctgggacactgcaacagagaaggaaaagggaCAGAACTTTAGTACTGAAAGCATCAGTATAAAAGCACCCACATAAAAGCAGAAACACCCCACAAAAATCCACCAGCCTGTAAATTCTGGCTCTTTTTGTGCCACGTGGACAATTGCTGTTTTCAGAAATTTATAAGACATCTTAAAAAGGAGCACTCCATGAATGAGAAGTTACCTCAGGTTTCTACTGCAGCCTAAATTGTAGGCAAGGTGACAAATGTCAGCTGAAACATTTCCTGAccaatatttttatttcctaatAAGAATTTAACAAAGATTAACAAAGATTGTAACAGTGCTGAATCCTCTTACCATGGTCTCTTTCCAGGGTCTCTCCAGTTACAGCAGGGTCCAAGGATTGAACAGGATTTTGCTGCTCACAAACCCATTCCTAAAGAAAGAGTTACAAGATTTTTACAACAGCACAGAGTATGGAGGGTTTCAATCCCACAGACAAGGATTTCAGAGTTTTCCCCATCATCCACAATTTCAGCACCCAGGGAAATGCTTAGAAAGTGCTTAATGAATTCAATGCTTAGCAAATGAAGAAATTGTCTGTTTTAATGTCTAACAGAGGTTTCTCCCCAGTTGAAAGCACCTTGGCAGCAGTGACAGTCACAGCTCGTTGTGGGGACAAGATGCTGCAGATCCTGAGCTCACTCCTGCTGCTCTTGGTCTCATTTTCtcttaaattttcttttaaaccaGCTCCTCTGTTGCCCAGCATGAACTTTCCACTCCACTGCTCCAGCTTTGGCTCTTTTTTAAAAGGTGCTCTGTTCTGAGCTGCATCAATTCAAAATAAAACAGAAGCCAAACAAATCACAAAGACAAACTTCAGGTTGTTCAAAGGTTGTTCAAAGAATCCTCTTTTTGTGTTTCCCCATCAAAGGTGCAGGGAGAACACATTTTTTAGATCTACTTTGAAAATAACATTACCAaccttcaaaataaaataaattatttctgtcATATAAATGTTATTAAGGTCAGCAATAACAGAGAATAAAATGAAAACCATTCTGTTTCACAGAAAAAAGTGCAAAACCATGAATGTTCAGTGAGAAATTCATCAAAGAGCACAAATCTAGGAACTAAAACTAATGGAAGAGACTCCAAACCATGAGTTTTCAGAGAAACCACTAATCAGGGTGCATTAAGATGAtttaaacaaaccaaacaaacctcaAAGCAAGCACAGCCACCTGTGCCAAGCCTAATAAAGGAAGATGATTTTGTTTTACAAGAAGCATTTCCAGTTTCATACTTTCAGCTGATATTTCAGGTAAATCACTGCCCAGGATGTTTAACCAACTCACAGGCAGCTCCTTGCTGGGAAGGCTCCCCCAGgtgtgggaggccaggctcccCCTCAGCCTCCTGCAGGGACTCAAAGGAGGCCTGGAAAGCGTTGATCTTGTCCTTCAGAGACCTCACACTTGCAGGTTTGAAAGGACTGATCTGCAAAACAAAATGAATCCCATCAGGCATTTCTTCCCTCACCACTGCAGCTTCTGTGCTTTGTATTTGCACTTGGACATAAAATACAAAGGAGCTGGCATTTAATCTGGTTGCAATTATATCtgtacagaaaaaagaaaaagaaaaaaggaacttTACTCAGAAATCTGGTGCATTTTATTGCATTTAATCTGTTCCTCTAGTCTAGAATTTGCTTTGTGACAGCTCAGATAGTTCAAGTCCTGAACAGACCTGACTGACCAAGTCCTGAACAGACCTGACTGACCAAGGCCTGAACAGACCTGACTGACCAAGGCCTGAACTGACCTGAAAGTTCTGAACAGACCTGACTGACCAAGTCACTCACGCTTGAAATTGGCTTCCCTTGGAACCAGCAACACTTTAATTACCCAAAAACCaagagcagcaaacacaggaatgtgacaaaaattaaaatttatcaCGGAGAAGAAATTCTAGCCTCTGCAGTGTAAACAGAAGCTGGAACACCCCCTTGTCCTGCAGTCAGTGACCAAGGGACAGCAGCACGTGAATGCCATGGCTGTCCCTTCTGCTGGGTCCTTCCCAGGGCTCCtggcccctctcccagcccagggagTGGAAGTTCCCAGCAGGTTTTTGGGAAGGACTCACCTGGGTGAAAGCTtctctgtgcctgctgctcctctgctgggCCAGGTATCTGATCAGGGTGTTGTTTTCTGGTGACCCCCTCAAGCCAATGGTTGATCTTCTCCTGAATTTTAGTGAAGCTGGGGAAGTCCCTGAAAAGGGGACACGAGGAGAagtcaaaaagaaaaacaaagcacaAACCCACAAAAATGTGTTGTAATAGCTAAAGCTGTAAAAATGgtaatttttaatcttttttaagGTTGATTAATGCCACTTATTCTGATCCAAAATGACCTGCTCAGCCCAAGCAACCTCCCTGAGCACATCAATAATCACAAACCCAGTCTGCCTTTCAGCTTTTCAATTGTTTGTGTTTAACAAATTTGTTTTGCATTCCCTtgtgacactcaggacactccaTTGACTGCAGAGAGATGAACAGGGAGCATTTCAGAGAGCAGGAGATCACCTGTGCAGCTCAATGGTGTCACAGAGCAGGAcatcaaaaaaagactggatgtggcacttgctgccatgatctagttgaattgttagaacatgggttggacttgatgatcttacaggtctcttccagccttgaatttctgtgattctgtgattctgtgatcacctGTGCAGCTCAATGCTGTCAAATCCTGCATGTGGGATGCCCCATGAAGATGCTGCAGCCCCTCAGAGAGTgctcctgggcacagccacacTCTGATCACCTGAACCTGCCCTGAACTGCAGCCTTGGGGATGAGCTGGCACTAAAGGAGCTGGAGAAGCCCCTCTGAGGAGGACAGAAGCCCCTCTGAGGGGGACAGAAGCCCCTCTGAGGGGGACAGAAGCCATTTGTCACCCCAGCCTCACCTGTGGCTCGTGTGCCAGGACTTTGCTGAGCAATCCCACACTCAGCACTGATCACAGCACCAATGGCCACGGGCTTCTTCCTCTGCTCAGAGAGCCCCAAAGCAGCTTCTCCTTCCGCTCTGTCCCTCTCAGGAGTGCAGAAGTCGCTTCCCAAGGgaacagctgggctgctggacaaAGCCTCCCTGGTGGGCAAGGGGGGCTCAGTGAGGGGCACATcccccccagagcagcccccagggagctgccagcccacagcagcccccTGCAGGGGACACAGATTCTCCTCGGGGCCTTTGGGGCACTTCAGGGCACGTTTTGGTGACGGTGCCTGGTTCCCATCAGTGAAATTCTCCTTCCTGGATGCTCTGATGGCCTTGGATTTGGTCACTCTGCAGCTCTTCTGGGCTCTTGGCAGAGGGAAAGAGGCCTCTTCCTGCTGTTCATTTTCTTTAACTTTCAGGGGAGTTTTAGATCCTCTGAACATTGTTTGGGACTTATTTGAAGAAACATCCACTCAGCCTTTGCTGCTGTAATTACAGATtcctattaaaaagaaaaaaaaaccccttattaCTTGCTATGCATAAGAGCTCATTGCCACTTCCAAGCTTCTCCCAAATCCACATTTTCCAGGACAAGGTGTTTAatagtggggtgggaagggaaattTAACCCCAAAAAGCTGCAGGGAAAGGACACAAGGGGCAGGGAccagaaaggaaaacacagagcaatAAAAATCTGCATTATAAACGTGCACAGGAGTGGCTCAGGGTAAGGAGCCACAAGGCTGTGATATCACTCTGTCAAACTTCACATTAATATAAAATACGTGTAGAAAATACAATAATCAGCAGCACACTGCAGCTGGTTTGCTCCAAGTGTTACAATCAATATCAGCAGTTTAATGCTACTTTTAACCACACTAATTAGTAGCAGCAGAAAGAgaatacaaaaggaaaaaaaatggaaagatgCAAACACATTGGAAAGAAAACAGCAGAAGAAACACtagtaaaatatatattttttaactaCCACTGGCTTCTAAGTAGAAGTGTTAAAAGGTTAACAGGTTATTTTTGCTGTTAGTTTCTAAAGTTAATGACGTACAACGCAATAACAGGACTCTGCAACTCCCCTTCTGCAAACACGCGCACTTTTAGTAACAAAATTACCTAAATAAATCTGCTTTACAACGCCTGGGcaatctttttctttcttattttttcttttcctgctctgaggCCCAGCGGAGGCCGAGGGGGGAGAAACTCCAACACGGGGCTGCCGGGTGGGTACcggcccctgggcactggcaccCCGCgatcctggagcacagcccgggCACCACCGGTACTCCCCCGGGCATCCCCCGGTACCTCCCGGGCACCCCCGGGTATCCCCCGGTACCTCCCGAGCGCCGCCCGCTGCCGTCCCCGCCGAGCCGCCCTCACGCGGGCCCGCCTCACGCTTTCAAACCGCGCCACGCCCCTGCGGATCCCTCCGCGCTCCCGCCCCTTCCCCACCCTCAGCGCCCGCAGCAGCCGCCCCGCTGCCGACAGCACCGCAGGGAGGAAGGGACATGGGGGTGACCCCTCACCGCTGCTGTGCCCCGGGGGTCCGCGCGGGGCTGGGCGGGGACCGCGGGACTCTTTGAGCCGGCGGAGAGATCGCGGCCGTTGGGCCGCAGCACCGCTTTGGTACGGGAGAAAAAATAAAACGAGCAAATGGATTCATTCAACGGCCCGCGCGCACGTGACGGGCGGCAACCAATCGCAGAGGGGTTATGCAAATATGGACGCTTCCTCTGTTCGCGATTGGCTGTCGTCCCGGCGTTGGCCCGCCTCCTCGCTGCCCATTGGGCAGAGGCGCGGCGCAGCGCGGCGCTGATTGGCCGTGGGGCCTGCCCGTCAGCGCCCGCCCCTTCCGGGTGTCGGCGCGGCGGCGGGCGCAGCATGAGGCGGGTGACGCTGTTCGTCAACGGCAGCGCCCGCAACGGGAAGgtgaggccgggccgggccgggccggggccgcccccgcggggccctgcccgccctcccgcagctcccggggcaccgggccgggccggcgggagCGGGGCGCGGGGTCCCCCTCAGTGCCGGTGCGGGGAATCGCGACAGGCGCGATCTGTCACGCTCGGTGCCCTGAGGGAGCCGCGTCCGGCCGCTGGTGCCGGGCACCGCTGGGGGATGAGGGCTCcgcggggacagggaccctgcgtGCGGGTACCCGGGCCAGTAATCGCATTTAATTGTTTAAAACCTCGCTAAAATCGCCTCAGGACTGAAAATAGCGATTCAGAGGCCCAGCAGTGCTTGTTCAGCAGAGGAAAAGACCCTGGGATGCAGTTCTACAGAGAAACCATGACCCTGATGTTTCCATCACATTCTGAGTGTAGATGTTGATGTGACTGTGCTTTAACTGTATTAATTATTAATTCCATTAATTCTGCTCATGATCCCGTTATTTCCAGCCGGGCACGAGTGCAGGGGTTCCTGTGGATGCATTTCAGCCTTGCAGTTCTGCTAAATTGTGTCCGTGATCCTGATTTTCCATCCACATACTGAGGGCAGACAGCTCATGAGCCTCTCCTCTAATCCTTGGTTCTAGGGAGGGAAGTACATTTGAAACAGAACAAGTAGTAATATTTCTTTAGAGAAATAAACTGAATTATATTCCTACAGCCCCAGCCTTTATTCCCTCCCTGCTGTTGCAGTGAGGTTTGGTGGCAGCTGTGCAAGTCACCCtggttttcctttcccttctttcctgGTCGAGATCCAAATGGATTTTGCTCCTCCTGATGGCCCTGCTCAATCTGAAGGGGCAGAACTTTTGGAGCgcagtttgttttgggtttgtttttattcACAGCCTGCTCTTCTCTCCTCCCCAGGTCGTGGCTGTGTATGGGACTCTCTCAGATCTGCTCTCTGTGGCCAGCAACAAGCTTGGGATCAAAGCCACCAGCGTTTACAACGGGAAGGGGGGGCTCATTGATGATATTGCTTTGATTCGGTGAGGATCAGGCAGAAAAAGGCAAATCAGGGCTGTGGATTAAGGGACTAACCTGTTAATCCTCCTTAATCCATACCCAGTGCTTTCCCTAAAAGCAGATATGATCATTTCCAGCCAGGATGCCCAAAGGTCCTTTCGTGTCTTTTTAACTTCAAACCATTTATTGATTCAGAACTTGATACAAGCTGTGTCTGAGGCCTTCTCACCTCCTCCTGTGTTGGTTCAGGGCAATGTTTGTGCCATGAAATCCCCCCTGTTTCAGGCAGCCCTGCAATGGGGGTTTTCTGTAAAGGAAACAAATTCTGGCAGTACTTTGGCTTCACAGAATAGCTCCAGACTGGGGGGAAAGCAGCTTTTTTGGAAGAATTAATTGATTACACAAGTGGTCCCTACCTGGCTGCTGCAGATAAAATCTCTGGTGAAGTCAGTCCATTCCAATCCAGTAGAACCtgcaaaatacagagaaaaatcaGAAGTTCCAGCTAATGCCACTGGTCATAATTTACctgaaagagtcaggaaaggTTCCACAGTCAATTAGATGAACAATAAATTCTGATTAACCTTCTTTTTCTCTGCCCCTCCTGTCTCAGGGATGATGATGTTTTGTTTGTCTGTGAAGGGGAGCCCTTCATTGGTGAGTCTCTAATTCATATCTTTAACCTTTTATTTAATAAAGTTTCTTTTGCTTTCATATAAACTGAAGAGTTTATATTTGGCGGTGTTTTCAGAAGATACCTCTTTGTAATTAAAGAATATTAACAATTTTCCCAGTAATTGCTTGCTTTATTCTCTGCAGACCCTCAGACTGATGGGAGAGCTCAGGAGGAGCTGACAGGGTCCCACACAGACTGGCTGACTCTCAATGTGGGGGGCAGATATTTCACCACCACCCGGTAAAAATGGTCTTCAAAAACTTCCAAAACTTCCTTCCAATAAAGCAAAACaccttaaaaatgtattttaaaatgtacCTTAAAAATACCTTAAAAAGTAACTTGCTGTGAAGCAGGAGGTCTTGGACTCCTGCAGCTTTCTCTGTATTTTGTGTTTGCCACCAAAGTTTTGCAAGAAATTAATTCTGAAACATTTACAGAtgaaagaaaagtaaagttggGCTGCTTTTCTTTCCTAGGAGCACTTTGGTTAACAAAGAACCTGACAGCATGCTGGCACACATGTTCAAAGACAAAGGTGAGTGTGTTGAGATGAACTTTATTTTTAAGTAATAAATGAGCAAAGTAGGCAAAAGTCACTGTCAAGATGAGGCTCTTGTTCATAAAGTAAAATATCCAGAGTATGTTAAAGTACCAGAGCAGAACAGGGaattattgtttaaagctttatttctCTCTATCATCCCACCACCTAATGTTGATCATCTGTCTCACAGGCTGCAAACACAGCTCCCATCATTGTGGGTACTTTGGGTCCTTTGTTTGTGTATTTGATTTGAGGTTTTCATCTTGTTGCATCTTCTGAGTTTTGTCAGCAGAGCCAAAGAGCAAAGTGCACGAGGCAGCCTTGGGGAGACAGGCAGACTAAAATTTCAGTGCTGCTTTTATCCTAGCCAGGATTCTTTTGTATGTGGTGCAAATTGAGTTATTCAGAGCAGGAACAAGTTCATTTTAAGCTGATTTTTCCCCCCActcctcttttccttccttctctctccGAACCACCCTTCCAAGTGGAATGTTTGCTATTCCAGTGCCTTTGGTAGTAAAAAACTCTGAAAACTGAAGCAAATGCTCTTCTATTACTACATCAAaagtaattttatatatatatatgttgtgGAAACAGATGCTTGGGGGAATAAGCAAGATCCTAGAGGAGCTTTCCTCATTGACCGCAGTCCCGAGTATTTTGAGCCCATTTTGAACTATTTGCGGCACGGACAGCTCATTGTAAATGATGGCATTAATTTGCTAGGTAGGTATTACCTGTCTGACATCTCCTGAATTCATGATTCCTCCTTGGAATTAAAGCTTTGTGTGTAAATGATGGCATTCATTTGCTAGGTAGGTATTACCTGTCTCACATCTGAATTAATTTTTCCTCCTTGGAATTAAAGCTCTGCCCGTGGTGAAGCCAGGGGGAGCTTTGTGTGCTCATCCCCGTGGTTGGGAGTTTTCCTTTGGTGGATTTATTCTCAGAGTGCAGCTCCATGTGCTTGCTTTAATGAGGATAGGCTGGTTATTTCTCTTTGGAGCACTAAAAATCCATACTGGATTAATATCTGGAATGCTGGAGTGGATCTCTTTAACCTAATGCTGCTGTTTGAAATGTTGTGTCTGAGTTGTGTTTTTCCTTTTAGCTGCAAGCAAACTGTTTCTCTCTCCCCAGTTACCTCCAGTAGAATGTGTGTGTGTTCTCCAGTAAGGGGAGAGAAGGGTGCTGCTCTctggctcagcaattccctgCATTAACCAGCCCTGCTTTGTTCTTAGGGGTTCTGGAAGAAGCCAGGTTTTTTGGGATCGACTCCCTCATTGAACACCTGGAAGTTGCTATTAAGGTACCTTGCTGTCTGTGAGCCCTGGAGGCAGGTCCTGCTCTGGCAGGGAATGTGAAACTTGGTGCTGTGAGCTGTAACTGAGAGCTGTGAGCTGTAACTGAGAGCTGTAACTGAGAGCTGTGAGCTGTAACTGAGAGCTGTTAACTGTAACTGAGAGCTGTTAGCTGTAACTCAGAGCTGTAACTGAGAGCTGTGAGCTGTAACTGAGAGCTGTGAGCTGTAACTCAGAGCTGTAACTGAGAGCTGTGAGCTGTAACTGAGAGCTGTAACTGAGAGCTGTTAACTGTAACTGAGAGCtgtcagctgtaactcagagctgTAACTCAGAGCTGTGAGCTGTAACTCAGAGCTGTGAGCTGTAACTCAGAGCTGTAACTGAGAGCTGGGAGCTGTAACTCAGAGCTGTTAACTGTAACTGAGAGCTGTAACTGAGAGCTATCAGCTGTAACTGAGACCTGTTAACTGTAACTCAGAGCTGTTAGCTGTAACTGAGAGCTGTTAACTGTAACTGAGAGCTGTCAGCTGTAACTGAGAGCTGTGAGCTGTAGCTCAGAGCTGTAACTGAGAGCTGTGAGCTGTAACTCAGAGCTGTGAGCTGTAACTCAGAGCTGTAACTGAGAGCTGTGAGCTGTAACTCAGAGCTGTGAGCTGTGACTCAGAGCTGTAAGCTGTAATTGAGAGCTGTAACTCAGAGCTGTTAGCTGTAACTCAGAGCTGTAACTCAGAGCTGTAACTGGGTGCTGTGAGCTGTAACTCAGAGCTGTAACTCAGAGCTGTTAGCTGTAACTCAGAGCTGTAACTCAGAGCTGTTAGCTGTGACTCAGAGCTGTAACTGGGTGCTGTGAGCTGTAACTGGGTGCTGTGAGCTGTGACTCAGAGCTGTGactcagagctgtccctgtcccccctgcccAGAACTCGCAGCCGGCCGAGGATCACTCTCCCATCTCTCGGAAGGAGTTTGTCCGCTTCCTGCTGGCCACGCCCACCAAGTCCGAGCTGCGCTGCCAGGTGAGGGAGCTCAGCCTTTGTCTTTCTGCAGAACTCCAGGAATTGTTTCCTGACACCTGATCCACCCCTGCCCTCTTACAGTTCAAAACCACAGCCTGTTTCAAGGAAAGATCCAACTATCCtttcctccagccctgccctcttaCAGTTTAAAACCACAACCTGTTTTAAGGAAATGCCAAACCTTGGGAGCTTTGCATTTACATGTCATGTTGTTAAGTAATAGATTAAATGATCTTGTGAGTGTTTATGTAGggccatggaatggtttgtggTGGAAAGGACCTTAAGGATAATCTTGTTCCaatctgccatgggcagggacacctcccactgtcccaggtgctccagcctggccttggatgcttccagggatggggcagcctcagctgctctgggaattgcaTCCCAGCCCCttctcaccctcacagggaggaatttcttcccaatatcccatctaaacctgatCTCCAAATCCcttgccccttgtcctggcatTCTCTGTCCATGTGAAAGTCTCTCCCATCTTTTTCTCAGCCCCTTTAAGGTGCCGGTCGTGTGTCAATACATTGTTTATCTGTATAGATTTATGTACACAACTGCCCAGatgtgttttcttttaattttttttgtgtccAGAGCTCCTCCTTCCCTTCTGTGACCACTTTGGGGGTGTTCACTGCTCTTGCAGGGGCTGAATTTCAGTGGGGCCGACCTTTCCCGCCTGGATCTTCGCTACATCAACTTCAAGATGGCCAACCTGAGCCGCTGCAACCTGGCCCATGCCAACCTGTGCTGTGCCAACCTGGAGAGAGCTGACCTGTCTGGATCTGTGCTGGATGTAAGGCTGCTgcaccctgggcagcctgggctgccTGCACTTGTCTCCTGAAACAGGAATTGGAACAAAAAAATCATTTTCCCAATGTTTTCTGTGATTGTTGCACTTAGAGCACTCCCACACTTCCTCACAGTAACGGGGGGGTTGTGCTTTGGGGGTTCAGTGCAGAATTTAAATCTgtgttctgctgatttctgtgtttATCAACACCCTTGTGACTCACATCCTGTGTCTGCAGTGTGCAAACCTGCAGGGGGTGAAGATGTTGTGTTCCAACGCAGAGGGAGCATCCCTGAAGGGCTGCAACTTTGAAGATCCATCAGGCCTTAAAGCTAATTTGGAAGGTAagtttttgtttgttaattattCCCTGAAATCTGCCCTGTGCCTGTACATTTATGTGTTTGTACAGTCCCTGGGAAGAGcccacagctctgggctggtTCTGCCAAACAATCCTTGAATTCCCAGTTGTGCCTTGGCCTCTCCCAGTTTGCCCAGTGTCagaacccagcacatccctctgggtgtcctggAGGGCTCCACCCCTGcctgggggctcagagaccctggcacagagccccagacccctgttcctttgattctgacccatggagaaaattaccaaccttgtgtgAGGATTCACAAGCCATGAGAGTTTAAGTGGAATGACAGTTTGTTTGTTACAAGAtagaaaagcagaattttgggtttttagaatggcagttcagaagccaagatggaggaatttgggcatgccctgtccttcttggtctccatcttctgggtgatggtggcaattttggattggtttagagtagagacagactgtctaacataggggATAGGTGTTGGAAAATTactgtaaataaagtacaggtagttCTTAGTAGAAAAAGACAACACCACCCTGAGGTGGTCAGTGTGCCAGGAATCCACTCGctagacagacctcagcaggtca
This genomic interval from Melospiza melodia melodia isolate bMelMel2 chromosome 23, bMelMel2.pri, whole genome shotgun sequence contains the following:
- the KCTD9 gene encoding BTB/POZ domain-containing protein KCTD9 isoform X2 codes for the protein MRRVTLFVNGSARNGKVVAVYGTLSDLLSVASNKLGIKATSVYNGKGGLIDDIALIRDDDVLFVCEGEPFIDPQTDGRAQEELTGSHTDWLTLNVGGRYFTTTRSTLVNKEPDSMLAHMFKDKDAWGNKQDPRGAFLIDRSPEYFEPILNYLRHGQLIVNDGINLLGVLEEARFFGIDSLIEHLEVAIKNSQPAEDHSPISRKEFVRFLLATPTKSELRCQGLNFSGADLSRLDLRYINFKMANLSRCNLAHANLCCANLERADLSGSVLDCANLQGVKMLCSNAEGASLKGCNFEDPSGLKANLEALCGCCRCQPEGSGHGGQPDDRHQPESGHAEKRQTQELQPARGHAGRD
- the KCTD9 gene encoding BTB/POZ domain-containing protein KCTD9 isoform X1, with protein sequence MRRVTLFVNGSARNGKVVAVYGTLSDLLSVASNKLGIKATSVYNGKGGLIDDIALIRDDDVLFVCEGEPFIDPQTDGRAQEELTGSHTDWLTLNVGGRYFTTTRSTLVNKEPDSMLAHMFKDKDAWGNKQDPRGAFLIDRSPEYFEPILNYLRHGQLIVNDGINLLGVLEEARFFGIDSLIEHLEVAIKNSQPAEDHSPISRKEFVRFLLATPTKSELRCQGLNFSGADLSRLDLRYINFKMANLSRCNLAHANLCCANLERADLSGSVLDCANLQGVKMLCSNAEGASLKGCNFEDPSGLKANLEGANLKGVDMEGSQMTGINLRVATLKNAKLKNCNLRGATLAGTDLENCDLSGCDLQEANLRGSNVKGAIFEEMLTPLHMSQSVR